The following are encoded in a window of Manihot esculenta cultivar AM560-2 chromosome 8, M.esculenta_v8, whole genome shotgun sequence genomic DNA:
- the LOC110619995 gene encoding universal stress protein A-like protein, giving the protein MRVIVALDDSEGSFYALQWTLDNLTNGITASNESSSESGMLTLVHVQQPFHPAIYPVGPGGAAFYTPPAVMESVKKAQEESSAAILSRGVKMCRKKKIKEETLILEGDPKDMICQATEQLHVDLLVVGSRGLGKIKRAFLGSVSDYCAHHAKCPILIVKPPKETTATKP; this is encoded by the exons ATGAGGGTTATAGTAGCACTTGATGACAGTGAAGGGAGCTTCTATGCTCTGCAGTGGACACTTGATAATCTTACCAACGGTATCACAGCATCGAATGAATCCAGCTCAGAATCTGGGATGCTCACGCTTGTTCACGTTCAGCAGCCGTTTCACCCCGCCATCTACCCTGTCGGTCCCGGCGGAGCAG CTTTCTATACGCCACCTGCAGTGATGGAGTCCGTAAAGAAAGCCCAGGAGGAAAGTTCTGCAGCAATACTCTCCCGAGGAGTAAAAATGTGCAGGAAAAAGAAG ATCAAAGAAGAAACTCTGATCCTTGAAGGGGATCCAAAGGACATGATTTGTCAGGCTACAGAACAACTCCACGTTGATCTCCTCGTTGTTGGCAGCCGTGGCCTCGGCAAAATTAAGAG GGCCTTCTTAGGAAGTGTAAGCGACTACTGTGCACATCATGCAAAATGTCCCATCCTTATAGTGAAGCCACCCAAGGAGACCACCGCCACCAAGCCGTGA
- the LOC110620088 gene encoding uncharacterized protein LOC110620088 isoform X3 — protein sequence MEINTDAVILLTSSEDDEAANDDKEKRIAEHSDIHGFEYLKDIIEARASMRRKKRKKKNKKKCNQNAAFQSQDQVRVDSATEEQQSGQAKAMEIKEVTETESVFPPGNAVSQEITKGEMQADVSEAVKTTIVPETKSDSISRQNSRQKIFEQLVHEITIPTLQVTLSPSRKEEIKSLKEIVSSPILEVSPSPLHEKASTIQTTTPIIDASEPLAEAGQPQTMTSNQQASKRRRLTFPKIRPLPAQTPPNALPSNTTESSISAQKFSNMQMLSKNLLAELSSRAKILNSPLNNECTVSVVLGSDILQQQRKVMATFLNMSLEDIYHAEAFDNVERTALGLIQLTSNPLERSNLEDVISLLAQFKEDVPNAVSLAEAARAQRTSLPEKTKILDTKLDQYQEQLGSLEAEFSKLESAAAEIDAQIQLLITKKEELLLQRNSVALNLEKTNQEASRALEEWRSLEKEIKEADDNWVRADQMLVQYNGDWKHFGKNFSL from the exons ATGGAAATCAATACTGATGCTGTGATACTCCTAACAAGCAGTGAAGATGATGAAGCAGCGAATGATGACAAGGAGAAGAGGATAGCTGAGCATTCTGATATCCATGGCTTTGAGTACCTCAAAGACATAATTGAAGCTCGAGCTTCCAtgagaaggaagaagagaaagaagaagaataagaagaaatgCAACCAAAACGCAGCATTTCAATCCCAAGATCAAGTCAGA GTTGATTCCGCAACAGAAGAACAGCAATCTGGACAAGCAAAAGCTATGGAGATAAAGGAGGTGACAGAAACAGAATCAGTGTTTCCACCTGGAAATGCTGTGTCCCAAGAGATTACT aagggagaaatgcaagctGATGTATCTGAAGCTGTGAAAACAACAATAGTTCCAGAGACAAAATCAGATTCAATATCAAGACAAAATTCTCGACAGAAGATTTTT GAACAACTGGTGCATGAGATAACAATACCAACTCTTCAGGTTACTCTATCTCCCtcaagaaaagaagaaataaaatcaCTAAAGGAAATAGTTAGCAGTCCAATACTTGAGGTCTCTCCATCTCCACTACATGAAAAAGCTTCAACCATACAGACGACTACTCCGATAATTGATGCATCTGAACCACTGGCAGAAGCTGGACAACCGCAAACTATGACAAGTAACCAACAGGCTAGCAAAAGACGTCGTCTAACTTTTCCCAAAATTAGACCCCTTCCA GCTCAAACCCCACCGAATGCCCTTCCCTCCAACACAACGGAATCATCAATATCAGctcaaaaattttcaaatatgcaAATGTTGTCCAAGAACTTGCTTGCTGAGCTATCCAGCAGGGCCAAGATCTTGAACTCTCCATTAAACAATGAATGCACCGTCAGTGTAGTTCTTGGCTCTGACATTTTACAACAACAAAGGAAAGTAATGGCTACTTTCCTTAATATGTCGTTGGAGGATATATACCATGCGGAGGCCTTTGACAATGTTGAGAGGACTGCTCTCGGACTTATCCAACTCACTTCTAATCCACTCGAGAGATCAAACCTAGAGGACGTAATTTCTCTCTTGGCACAGTTCAAAGAGGATGTACCAAATGCTGTATCATTGGCAGAGGCTGCTAGGGCCCAAAGGACATCTCTCCCAGAGAAAACCAAAATTCTTGATACAAAATTGGATCAATACCAAGAGCAACTCGGTTCCTTGGAAGCTGAATTCTCTAAACTTGAATCTGCAGCAGCTGAAATAGATGCTCAGATCCAACTTTTAATCACCAAAAAGGAGGAGCTGCTTCTTCAAAGGAACTCAGTTGCGTTGAACTTGGAAAAGACGAATCAAGAAGCATCTAGAGCTCTGGAAGAGTGGAGAAGCTTGGAAAAGGAAATCAAAGAAGCGGATGATAATTGGGTTCGAGCCGATCAGATGCTTGTTCAATACAATGGTGATTGGAAGCACTTTGGAAAGAACTTTAGCCTGTAG
- the LOC110620088 gene encoding uncharacterized protein LOC110620088 isoform X1, with product MEINTDAVILLTSSEDDEAANDDKEKRIAEHSDIHGFEYLKDIIEARASMRRKKRKKKNKKKCNQNAAFQSQDQVRVDSATEEQQSGQAKAMEIKEVTETESVFPPGNAVSQEITKGEMQADVSEAVKTTIVPETKSDSISRQNSRQKIFEQLVHEITIPTLQVTLSPSRKEEIKSLKEIVSSPILEVSPSPLHEKASTIQTTTPIIDASEPLAEAGQPQTMTSNQQASKRRRLTFPKIRPLPVAQTPPNALPSNTTESSISAQKFSNMQMLSKNLLAELSSRAKILNSPLNNECTVSVVLGSDILQQQRKVMATFLNMSLEDIYHAEAFDNVERTALGLIQLTSNPLERSNLEDVISLLAQFKEDVPNAVSLAEAARAQRTSLPEKTKILDTKLDQYQEQLGSLEAEFSKLESAAAEIDAQIQLLITKKEELLLQRNSVALNLEKTNQEASRALEEWRSLEKEIKEADDNWVRADQMLVQYNGDWKHFGKNFSL from the exons ATGGAAATCAATACTGATGCTGTGATACTCCTAACAAGCAGTGAAGATGATGAAGCAGCGAATGATGACAAGGAGAAGAGGATAGCTGAGCATTCTGATATCCATGGCTTTGAGTACCTCAAAGACATAATTGAAGCTCGAGCTTCCAtgagaaggaagaagagaaagaagaagaataagaagaaatgCAACCAAAACGCAGCATTTCAATCCCAAGATCAAGTCAGA GTTGATTCCGCAACAGAAGAACAGCAATCTGGACAAGCAAAAGCTATGGAGATAAAGGAGGTGACAGAAACAGAATCAGTGTTTCCACCTGGAAATGCTGTGTCCCAAGAGATTACT aagggagaaatgcaagctGATGTATCTGAAGCTGTGAAAACAACAATAGTTCCAGAGACAAAATCAGATTCAATATCAAGACAAAATTCTCGACAGAAGATTTTT GAACAACTGGTGCATGAGATAACAATACCAACTCTTCAGGTTACTCTATCTCCCtcaagaaaagaagaaataaaatcaCTAAAGGAAATAGTTAGCAGTCCAATACTTGAGGTCTCTCCATCTCCACTACATGAAAAAGCTTCAACCATACAGACGACTACTCCGATAATTGATGCATCTGAACCACTGGCAGAAGCTGGACAACCGCAAACTATGACAAGTAACCAACAGGCTAGCAAAAGACGTCGTCTAACTTTTCCCAAAATTAGACCCCTTCCAGTG GCTCAAACCCCACCGAATGCCCTTCCCTCCAACACAACGGAATCATCAATATCAGctcaaaaattttcaaatatgcaAATGTTGTCCAAGAACTTGCTTGCTGAGCTATCCAGCAGGGCCAAGATCTTGAACTCTCCATTAAACAATGAATGCACCGTCAGTGTAGTTCTTGGCTCTGACATTTTACAACAACAAAGGAAAGTAATGGCTACTTTCCTTAATATGTCGTTGGAGGATATATACCATGCGGAGGCCTTTGACAATGTTGAGAGGACTGCTCTCGGACTTATCCAACTCACTTCTAATCCACTCGAGAGATCAAACCTAGAGGACGTAATTTCTCTCTTGGCACAGTTCAAAGAGGATGTACCAAATGCTGTATCATTGGCAGAGGCTGCTAGGGCCCAAAGGACATCTCTCCCAGAGAAAACCAAAATTCTTGATACAAAATTGGATCAATACCAAGAGCAACTCGGTTCCTTGGAAGCTGAATTCTCTAAACTTGAATCTGCAGCAGCTGAAATAGATGCTCAGATCCAACTTTTAATCACCAAAAAGGAGGAGCTGCTTCTTCAAAGGAACTCAGTTGCGTTGAACTTGGAAAAGACGAATCAAGAAGCATCTAGAGCTCTGGAAGAGTGGAGAAGCTTGGAAAAGGAAATCAAAGAAGCGGATGATAATTGGGTTCGAGCCGATCAGATGCTTGTTCAATACAATGGTGATTGGAAGCACTTTGGAAAGAACTTTAGCCTGTAG
- the LOC110620088 gene encoding uncharacterized protein LOC110620088 isoform X2 gives MEINTDAVILLTSSEDDEAANDDKEKRIAEHSDIHGFEYLKDIIEARASMRRKKRKKKNKKKCNQNAAFQSQDQVRVDSATEEQQSGQAKAMEIKEVTETESVFPPGNAVSQEITGEMQADVSEAVKTTIVPETKSDSISRQNSRQKIFEQLVHEITIPTLQVTLSPSRKEEIKSLKEIVSSPILEVSPSPLHEKASTIQTTTPIIDASEPLAEAGQPQTMTSNQQASKRRRLTFPKIRPLPVAQTPPNALPSNTTESSISAQKFSNMQMLSKNLLAELSSRAKILNSPLNNECTVSVVLGSDILQQQRKVMATFLNMSLEDIYHAEAFDNVERTALGLIQLTSNPLERSNLEDVISLLAQFKEDVPNAVSLAEAARAQRTSLPEKTKILDTKLDQYQEQLGSLEAEFSKLESAAAEIDAQIQLLITKKEELLLQRNSVALNLEKTNQEASRALEEWRSLEKEIKEADDNWVRADQMLVQYNGDWKHFGKNFSL, from the exons ATGGAAATCAATACTGATGCTGTGATACTCCTAACAAGCAGTGAAGATGATGAAGCAGCGAATGATGACAAGGAGAAGAGGATAGCTGAGCATTCTGATATCCATGGCTTTGAGTACCTCAAAGACATAATTGAAGCTCGAGCTTCCAtgagaaggaagaagagaaagaagaagaataagaagaaatgCAACCAAAACGCAGCATTTCAATCCCAAGATCAAGTCAGA GTTGATTCCGCAACAGAAGAACAGCAATCTGGACAAGCAAAAGCTATGGAGATAAAGGAGGTGACAGAAACAGAATCAGTGTTTCCACCTGGAAATGCTGTGTCCCAAGAGATTACT ggagaaatgcaagctGATGTATCTGAAGCTGTGAAAACAACAATAGTTCCAGAGACAAAATCAGATTCAATATCAAGACAAAATTCTCGACAGAAGATTTTT GAACAACTGGTGCATGAGATAACAATACCAACTCTTCAGGTTACTCTATCTCCCtcaagaaaagaagaaataaaatcaCTAAAGGAAATAGTTAGCAGTCCAATACTTGAGGTCTCTCCATCTCCACTACATGAAAAAGCTTCAACCATACAGACGACTACTCCGATAATTGATGCATCTGAACCACTGGCAGAAGCTGGACAACCGCAAACTATGACAAGTAACCAACAGGCTAGCAAAAGACGTCGTCTAACTTTTCCCAAAATTAGACCCCTTCCAGTG GCTCAAACCCCACCGAATGCCCTTCCCTCCAACACAACGGAATCATCAATATCAGctcaaaaattttcaaatatgcaAATGTTGTCCAAGAACTTGCTTGCTGAGCTATCCAGCAGGGCCAAGATCTTGAACTCTCCATTAAACAATGAATGCACCGTCAGTGTAGTTCTTGGCTCTGACATTTTACAACAACAAAGGAAAGTAATGGCTACTTTCCTTAATATGTCGTTGGAGGATATATACCATGCGGAGGCCTTTGACAATGTTGAGAGGACTGCTCTCGGACTTATCCAACTCACTTCTAATCCACTCGAGAGATCAAACCTAGAGGACGTAATTTCTCTCTTGGCACAGTTCAAAGAGGATGTACCAAATGCTGTATCATTGGCAGAGGCTGCTAGGGCCCAAAGGACATCTCTCCCAGAGAAAACCAAAATTCTTGATACAAAATTGGATCAATACCAAGAGCAACTCGGTTCCTTGGAAGCTGAATTCTCTAAACTTGAATCTGCAGCAGCTGAAATAGATGCTCAGATCCAACTTTTAATCACCAAAAAGGAGGAGCTGCTTCTTCAAAGGAACTCAGTTGCGTTGAACTTGGAAAAGACGAATCAAGAAGCATCTAGAGCTCTGGAAGAGTGGAGAAGCTTGGAAAAGGAAATCAAAGAAGCGGATGATAATTGGGTTCGAGCCGATCAGATGCTTGTTCAATACAATGGTGATTGGAAGCACTTTGGAAAGAACTTTAGCCTGTAG
- the LOC110621283 gene encoding rhomboid-like protein 15, which yields MRPNIVTEAGLPTRVGQWWESIPFLTSAVVVVCGTIYLVCLFIGYDSFYEICFLPSAVISRFQVYRIYTSIVFHGSLLHVLFNMLALVPLGSELERIMGSIRLLYLIILLATSNAIFHLLIALLVAHNPFHAYQNLMDECAIGFSGILFSMIVIETSLSGIQSRSVFGLFNVPAKWYAFILLIVFQLLMSNVSLLGHLCGILSGFAYIYGFFNFLMPGSTFYSAIEASSFLSSCVRRPKFIMCTGGNSSAYIPTYSSQNTTSSGLLSGNIWRNLSSWIPQRETSVQSTQDSRFPGRGRTLGSTGSQVIPAVNSDSNLQARLLDDSNSDNSSNLGVTGTVERLSDGRRSGVGNTVPAAPEGPTRHQDSVASDEQIQKLVSMGFEKTQVEVALAAADGDLNVAVEILMSQQG from the exons ATGAGACCTAACATTGTCACCGAG GCAGGATTGCCTACTAGAGTGGGACAATGGTGGGAAAGCATTCCATTTCTAACTTCTGCTGTGGTGGTTGTTTGTGGGACCATTTACTTGGTTTGCCTCTTCATCGGATATGACTCCTTTTATGAAATATGCTTCTTGCCATCTGCCGTTATATCACGATTTCAAG TTTACAGGATTTATACTTCCATTGTTTTTCATGGTTCATTGCTTCATGTGCTGTTCAACATGCTGGCTTTGGTGCCCTTGGGTTCTGAACTTGAGAGAATCATGGGATCTATCCGCTTGCTGTACTTGATAATTCTGTTGGCCACAAGCAATGCTATATTTCATCTTCTAATAGCATTGTTGGTAGCCCATAATCCTTTTCATGCATACCAGAATCTCATGGATGAGTGTGCAATTGGCTTCTCTGGAATCCTATTTTCTATGATTGTGATAGAGACGAGTTTGAGTGGAATTCAGTCAAGGAG TGTGTTTGGTCTCTTTAACGTTCCTGCTAAGTG GTATGCATTTATCTTGTTGATAGTATTCCAGCTTCTCATGTCAAATGTCTCTTTACTTGGACATCTGTGTGGCATCTTGTCAGGATTTGCAT ATATTTATGGCTTTTTCAACTTCTTGATGCCGGGATCAACTTTCTATTCTGCCATTGAGGCCTCCTCTTTTCTT TCTTCTTGTGTGAGACGACCAAAATTTATTATGTGCACTGGTGGGAATTCTTCAGCGTATATACCCACATATTCCAGCCAAAACACGACTTCAAG TGGATTATTATCTGGAAACATATGGAGGAACTTGTCTTCGTGGATACCACAGAGGGAAACATCTGTTCAG TCAACACAAGACAGCAGGTTTCCTGGGAGGGGAAGAACTCTTGGTTCTACAGGCAGTCAAGTGATTCCTGCTGTCAATTCAGATTCTAACCTGCAGGCGAGACTCTTGGATGATAGCAACTCAGACAATTCATCAAATTTGGGTGTAACGGGTACAGTAGAGAGACTATCAGATGGAAG GAGGTCAGGAGTAGGTAATACAGTTCCAGCAGCTCCAGAAGGTCCTACACGCCATCAG GATTCAGTTGCTTCTGATGAACAAATCCAAAAACTTGTATCTATGGGTTTTGAGAAG ACACAAGTTGAAGTTGCACTAGCAGCTGCTGATGGAGATCTTAATGTAGCAGTTGAAATTCTTATGAGTCAGCAG GGGTAA
- the LOC110620101 gene encoding EEF1A lysine methyltransferase 1: protein MEEELDKSRSGSVLDRDDDDDDDDLPMLSSHALAALKEFIEEQNQLNVEKHSEETGHEESGEKVTLVAEDWRLSQFWYDPLTAETVAKEVIALLGNNSNPSSRVACIACPTLYAYIKKIKPNVFVQLLEYDKRFEQYGSDFTFYDYNQPEELPSELKQAFQVVVADPPYLSKECLEKVTETISFLATPEKSHLLLLTGEVQRDRVAELLGLHPCGFRPRHSSKLGNEFRLFTSYDPGMRLGGWELE from the exons ATGGAAGAAGAGCTCGATAAATCAAGAAGTGGTAGCGTTTTGGATAgggacgatgatgatgatgatgatgacctGCCAATGCTTAGTTCCCATGCTCTAGCGGCTCTTAAAGAGTTCATCGAAGAACAGAACCAGTTAAATGTTGAAAAGCACAGTGAAGAAACCGGACATGAAGAAAGTGGCGAGAAGGTGACCTTAGTAGCTGAAGATTGGAGGCTCAGCCAATTCTGGTACGATCCTTTAACCGCAGAGACCGTTGCCAAAGAGGTTATTGCTTTGCTAGGCAACAACTCCAATCCCAGTTCTCGAGTTGCTTGCATCGCGTGCCCTACTCTCTATGCCTATATTAAG aaaattaaaCCGAATGTTTTTGTGCAATTGTTGGAATATGACAAAAGATTTGAACAATATGGAAGTGATTTCACGTTCTATGATTACAATCAACCTGAAGAGTTGCCTTCTGAACTGAAGCAGGCTTTCCAAGTTGTAGTTGCTGATCCTCCTTACCTG AGTAAGGAGTGTTTGGAAAAGGTTACTGAAACAATTTCGTTTCTCGCAACACCTGAAAAATCCCACTTGCTTCTGCTCACTG GGGAGGTGCAGAGAGACAGGGTTGCTGAGCTCTTAGGCTTGCATCCATGTGGTTTTAGGCCTCGACACTCCAGCAAACTGGGGAACGAGTTTAGGCTGTTCACAAGTTATGACCCTGGAATGAGATTGGGAGGGTGGGAGCTGGAGTAA
- the LOC110620022 gene encoding 40S ribosomal protein S5: protein MAATVAAAVAATSLAAEPTQPYNEVKLFNRWTFEEVQVNDISLSDYIGVQPAKHATYVPHTAGRYSVKRFRKAQCPIVERLTNSLMMHGRNNGKKLMAVRIVKHAMEIIHLLTDQNPIQVIVDAVINSGPREDATRIGSAGVVRRQAVDISPLRRVNQAIYLLTTGAREAAFRNIKTIAECLADELINAAKGSSNSYAIKKKDEIERVAKANR, encoded by the exons ATGGCGGCAACGGTAGCGGCAGCTGTGGCGGCGACGTCATTGGCGGCAGAGCCTACACAGCCTTACAATGAAGTGAAACTCTTCAACCGCTGGACCTTTGAGGAAGTTCAG GTCAATGATATTTCCTTGAGTGACTACATTGGGGTCCAGCCAGCAAAGCATGCCACCTATGTTCCACACACTGCTGGGAGATACTCGGTTAAGCGTTTCAGGAAGGCCCAATGCCCAATTGTAGAGAGGCTGACAAACTCACTGATGATGCATGGTAGAAACAATGGAAAGAAATTGATGGCGGTTAGGATTGTGAAACATGCTATGGAAATAATTCATCTTCTAACTGATCAAAACCCAATCCAAGTAATTGTGGATGCCGTGATTAACAG TGGGCCTAGAGAAGATGCCACTcgtattggttctgctggtgttGTGAGGCGTCAAGCTGTGGATATTTCTCCTCTGAGGCGTGTTAACCAGGCCATCTATCTGCTTACCACTGGTGCTCGTGAAGCTGCTTTCAGAAACATCAAGACTATTGCGGAATGTTTGGCAGATGAGCTCATTAATGCAGCAAAGGGCTCTTCCAACAG CTATgcaatcaagaaaaaggatgagATTGAAAGAGTTGCCAAGGCTAATCGTTGA